The stretch of DNA CCGAAGACGCGGACATCCTCGCGCACGCCATCGTCCGGCTTGCGTTGAGTTTCATCGCCAACCCACCGGAAGACACCGCGACCGCGTCGGCGAACACGGCCCGGCTCTTCGCGCCGTTTTTGCGCCTTCGGCGCCCGTGAGTACTTATTAAAGAAGGTGCAACGACGTCCACCTTTGTCCCCAGCAATTCGGACAGTTCGTCGGCCAGGCCCAGCATCGACACAACCTGCTCGTAGTCCGGAGCATCGATACTGACCAACAAATCGATATCACTGTCAGCCCCCGCGTCGCCTCGGGCGACCGACCCGAACAACTGGACATCGAATGCACCGTACTTCGTGAAGACCCGTCGCACTTCGTCGCGATGTGCGGTCAGGACCGCTCGCAGCCGTTCGCTGTGGGGCGTAGGTGCAGCCATGTCGACGTCCTTCCGCTGCCGACGCTCGCTTTCACGGTACCTTTCATCCGCGCGAGTGTGACGACATCTACATCGCACTCGACGTACATTCGATTCGAACTGATGTGCCGTTCGCATTGACCACGTTCCTCCGTCCCACCTCCCGAGCGCACCGATTGGCTTCAGCAGCAAGAGGATTTGCGTGTTCGGGGGCTCCACCCCTCGTGAGTACTTATTAACCGCCCGACGTTAATAAGTACTCACGGGCGCGTCAGCGCAAAGGGGTGCCGACATAGTTCTCCGCGATGAGGGTGCGGCCGGCGACGGAGCGGGTGACCATGTCGAGTTCGGCGACCTGCCGCTTGTGGCCGAATCCGGTGTCGTCGGGGAGGCGGTGCAGCATCGAGGACATCCACCAGGAGAAGTGCTGGGTCCGCCACACGCGTGGGAGGACGCTGTCGGTGTAGCCCTCGAGTCCGGCCCGGCTGCGGGTGGCGAAGAATTCGCCCATCGCCTCGGACAGGAAGTAGACGTCGGCGATCGCGAGGTTCATGCCCTTGGCGCCGGTGGGCGGCACGGTGTGGGCGGCGTCGCCGGCGAGGAAGAGGTTGCCGTGCTGCATGGGTTCGCACACGAAGCTGCGGAACTGCAGGATCGACTTCTGGAAGATCTTGCCGTCCTTGATCTCCGCGCCTTCGCCGTCGACGCGGGCGTGCAGTTCCGACCAGATGCGGTCGTCGGACCAGTTGTCGACGGAGTCGTCCGGATCGACCTGCAGGTAGTGCCGCTGGACGTCGGGGGTGCGGGTGCTGATGAGGGCGAAGCCGCGCGGGTGGTTGGCGTAGATCAGTTCCTCGGACGACGGCGGGGCCTCGGCGAGGATGCCGAACCAGGCGAACGGGTACTGGCGGAAGTGGTCGGTGCGCACGGTGGTCTCGGGGATGAGTCCGCGGGTGGAGGTTCGCGACCCGTCGCAGCCGGCGACGAGCGCGCAGGTGAGCGTCTGTTCGTTTCCGTCGGCGTCGACGTACGTGATCTTCGGGGTGTCGGACGTGTGGCCCAGGACCTGTACGTCGGAGACGCCGAAGCGGATGTCGCCGCCGTCCTCGAGGCGCCGGGCGATGAGGTCCTTGAGGACTTCGTGCTGCGGGTAGACGGTGACGGCGCGGCCGTTCGTCAGTTCGTCGAAGTCGATGCGGTGGCCGCGGCCGCCGAACCGGAGTTCGATGCCGTGGTGGGTGAGTCCCTCACGCTTGATGCGGTCGCCGAGTCCGGTGTCGACCATCAGGTCGACGGTGTTCTGCTCCAGCACACCGGCGCGGATGGTGCCTTCCACCTCCTCGCGGGTGCGGCTTTCGAGCACGACGGAATCGATGCCCTTCAGGTGCAGGAGATGGGACAGCATCAGTCCTGCGGGACCCCCGCCGACGATCCCGACCGGTGTGTTCATGAGCAGACTCCTCGCGTAGTTCGTGACACCAGTCACTGTGCTGCGCAGAAGCGGCCGGCAACACCCCCACTTTCACTGAGTGAAAGACAAGCTAGGCGACGCCGCGGGAGATGCCTCGCGCCGCCGCCCGGACAGCCGGGATCAGGGGCGCGGGATCCTTGTCCGCCGGAACGACGACGG from Rhodococcus opacus B4 encodes:
- a CDS encoding 4-hydroxybenzoate 3-monooxygenase, with product MNTPVGIVGGGPAGLMLSHLLHLKGIDSVVLESRTREEVEGTIRAGVLEQNTVDLMVDTGLGDRIKREGLTHHGIELRFGGRGHRIDFDELTNGRAVTVYPQHEVLKDLIARRLEDGGDIRFGVSDVQVLGHTSDTPKITYVDADGNEQTLTCALVAGCDGSRTSTRGLIPETTVRTDHFRQYPFAWFGILAEAPPSSEELIYANHPRGFALISTRTPDVQRHYLQVDPDDSVDNWSDDRIWSELHARVDGEGAEIKDGKIFQKSILQFRSFVCEPMQHGNLFLAGDAAHTVPPTGAKGMNLAIADVYFLSEAMGEFFATRSRAGLEGYTDSVLPRVWRTQHFSWWMSSMLHRLPDDTGFGHKRQVAELDMVTRSVAGRTLIAENYVGTPLR